The following is a genomic window from Streptomyces sp. BHT-5-2.
CGCGCCGAACTGGCCGCCGTCCGGGAGGCGGAACAGCGTGCCGCCGCGGACGCCCTCGGTGTCAAGGAGGTCGTCTTCCTGGGCCTGCCCGACGGGGAGTTGACGGTCGGCCTGGAACTGCGGCGGGAGATCACCCGGGTGATCCGACGGGTCCGCCCGCAACGGGCGCTGATCCAGAGTCCGGAGATCAACTGGGACTTCCTGCCGGACATCCATCCCGACCACCGTGCCGCGGGCGAGGCAGCGCTGGCGGCGCTCTACCCGGACGCCCGCAACCCGCGCGCCTACCCGGAGCTGCTGTCCGAGGGACTGCGGCCGTGCGTCGTCCCGGAGATCTGGGTGATGACCTCGCCGCGCCCCGACACCTGGGTCGACGTCACCGACGTGTTCGACCGCAAGCTGGCCGCACTGCGCGCCCACACGTCGCAGACCGCCCACCGTGCGGACCTGGCGGACGGCATACGTTCCCGGTTGCGTGGGCAGGCCACGGCGGGTGGTCTGGCGGACGGCCGGCTGGCCGAGGCGTTCCAGGTGATACGTACCGAACAGGCTGCCCAGCCTGCCGACAGCACCCGTTGAGGAGGGTTCCTTGCCGATTTCGAAGCTTCTGGGCGGCATCCTGGTGATGGTGATCTGGGGGGTCAACTTCGCCGTCATCGACATCGGGTTACGGTCGTTCGACCCCTATCTGCTGGCCTCACTGCGGTTCCTGCTCGCGGCCGTGCCCGCGGTGTTCTTCTTCAAACGCCCCCAAGTGCCGTGGCGTTACATCGCGTTGTACGGGCTCTTCTTCGGCATAGGACAGTTCGGGCTGCTCTTCGCCGGGATGCACTTCGGGTTCTCCGCCGGGCTCGCCTCGGTGGTGATGCAGCTCCAGGCGTTCTGGACCATCGGGCTGGCGGCGGCCGTGCTGCGCGAGCGGGTCGTTCCGCGTCAGCTCACCGGCGTGGTGGTGGCGGCCATCGGTATCGCGTTGATCATAGGGATCACCGACGGGTCGGTCACCGCCGTCGGCGCAGTGCTGGTGATCGGCGCGTCGTTGTCGTGGGCCATGGCCAACATCGTCATCAAGAAGGCACACCCGAGCGACGCGCTGTCCTTCACGGTGTGGGCGAGCCTCATCCCGCCGATCCCGATGTTCCTGCTCTCGCTGGGCGTCAACGGCTGGGGTTCGATCACCCACTCCTTCGACCACATGGGCTGGGCGGGCATCGGATCGCTCGCCTACATGGTGTACCCGACGATCCTCTTCGGCTTCACTCTGTGGGGTCATCTGCTGCGCAACTACAAGACCTCCCACGTGGCCCCGTTGTCGCTGCTCGTGCCGGTCTTCGGGATGGCCTCCTCGATACTGATCCTCGGCGAGCCGCTGGGCACGCTGAAGGCCGTCGCGATCGCGCTGGTCATCCTTGGACTGGTCATCAACCAGTTCGACCTGGTCGGCCGGTTGAAGGCACGTTGGCAGGCCGCCCCGGCCGTGCCCGCGGAAGGCGAAGTCACCGGCGGCGACTCGGCCGCCAGCACCACGAGAGCGAGTTGACCCAGATGCACAGCCGCCTGCTGACCGATGACGCCCCCCGGACGTTCGCCGTCGTCTTCGACCAGGACGAGGACGTGCTCCCCGTACTGGAGGAGTTCGCCACCGCCCACTCGGTGGCCGGGGCCTCGTTCACCGGGATCGGTGCCTTCCGCGACGCCGCGCTCTCGCTCTTCGACCCGGAGAGCAGGACGCACGTCCCGATCCCGGTCACCGAGCACACCGAGGTGCTCAGCCTGACCGGCAACATCGCGCTCAAGGACGGGCAGCCCTCCGTCCACATGCACGCGGTGCTCGGCCGCCGGGACGGCTCGACCGTCGGCGGCCATGTGCAACGGGCCACGGTGCGGCCGACGTTGGAGGTCGTGGTCACCGAGTTCCCGAGCCCGTTGACCAGGCGCCTGGACGAGGCGCGCGGGCTGCCCGTCATCGATCTGGACGCGGATCGCTAGACCATGGCGGCGGGAGGGGAACACGCGATGCGGCTGGCCGTGATCGGCGGCGGGGCGGCGGCG
Proteins encoded in this region:
- a CDS encoding PIG-L deacetylase family protein → MTYAGPAQPPVGRVDRVLAIAAHPDDTDFKAGGTVAHWTAAGTEVSYLVLTDGAAGGEDPAVPRAELAAVREAEQRAAADALGVKEVVFLGLPDGELTVGLELRREITRVIRRVRPQRALIQSPEINWDFLPDIHPDHRAAGEAALAALYPDARNPRAYPELLSEGLRPCVVPEIWVMTSPRPDTWVDVTDVFDRKLAALRAHTSQTAHRADLADGIRSRLRGQATAGGLADGRLAEAFQVIRTEQAAQPADSTR
- a CDS encoding EamA family transporter, with product MPISKLLGGILVMVIWGVNFAVIDIGLRSFDPYLLASLRFLLAAVPAVFFFKRPQVPWRYIALYGLFFGIGQFGLLFAGMHFGFSAGLASVVMQLQAFWTIGLAAAVLRERVVPRQLTGVVVAAIGIALIIGITDGSVTAVGAVLVIGASLSWAMANIVIKKAHPSDALSFTVWASLIPPIPMFLLSLGVNGWGSITHSFDHMGWAGIGSLAYMVYPTILFGFTLWGHLLRNYKTSHVAPLSLLVPVFGMASSILILGEPLGTLKAVAIALVILGLVINQFDLVGRLKARWQAAPAVPAEGEVTGGDSAASTTRAS
- a CDS encoding PPC domain-containing DNA-binding protein; amino-acid sequence: MHSRLLTDDAPRTFAVVFDQDEDVLPVLEEFATAHSVAGASFTGIGAFRDAALSLFDPESRTHVPIPVTEHTEVLSLTGNIALKDGQPSVHMHAVLGRRDGSTVGGHVQRATVRPTLEVVVTEFPSPLTRRLDEARGLPVIDLDADR